The Streptomyces sp. NBC_00162 genome window below encodes:
- a CDS encoding DUF2637 domain-containing protein, which translates to MRLTDISLDWLLPGSLLILGVLAAVAVLARGKRESEKAAADDSWERSEERRRRKEAVYGTASYVLLFCCAAVAAALSFHGLVGFGRQNLNLSGGWEYLVPFGLDGAAMFCSVLAVREASHGDAALGSRMLVWLFAGAAAWFNWVHAPRGMGHDGAPQFFAGMSLSAAVLFDRALKQTRRAALREQGLIPRPLPQIRMVRWLRAPRETFGAWSLMLLEGVRTLDEAVDEVREDKKEKENDRHRRREQHRLDRAHIRALGRQHRAFGRTRARQVDLPELTQGAGSAPVGAEPAIPDSGQLPPRRRPSLQAVSRTESLEVTGPRTVDLTAEDDTQTIPRLDSLERKLKDLEQQFG; encoded by the coding sequence ATGAGACTGACCGACATATCGCTGGACTGGCTGCTGCCCGGCAGCCTGCTGATCCTGGGCGTACTTGCGGCAGTTGCGGTACTGGCCCGTGGCAAGCGCGAGAGCGAGAAGGCCGCTGCCGACGACAGCTGGGAGCGCAGCGAGGAGCGCCGCAGGCGCAAGGAGGCCGTCTACGGCACCGCCTCCTACGTCCTGCTCTTCTGCTGCGCGGCGGTCGCCGCCGCGCTCTCCTTCCACGGGCTGGTCGGCTTCGGGCGGCAGAACCTCAACCTCTCCGGGGGCTGGGAGTACCTGGTCCCCTTCGGCCTCGACGGCGCCGCCATGTTCTGCTCGGTGCTCGCCGTCCGCGAGGCCAGCCACGGTGACGCGGCCCTCGGCTCGCGCATGCTGGTCTGGCTGTTCGCGGGGGCGGCCGCCTGGTTCAACTGGGTGCACGCACCGCGCGGGATGGGCCACGACGGGGCCCCGCAGTTCTTCGCCGGCATGTCCCTCTCGGCGGCCGTCCTCTTCGACCGGGCCCTCAAGCAGACCCGCCGGGCGGCGCTGCGCGAACAGGGCCTGATCCCCCGGCCGTTGCCGCAGATCCGGATGGTCCGCTGGCTGCGGGCCCCCCGGGAGACCTTCGGCGCGTGGTCGCTCATGCTGCTGGAGGGGGTGCGCACCCTCGACGAGGCCGTGGACGAGGTGCGCGAGGACAAGAAGGAGAAGGAGAACGACCGGCACCGCAGGCGGGAGCAGCACCGCCTGGACCGTGCGCACATCAGGGCGCTGGGCCGGCAGCACCGGGCCTTCGGGCGGACCCGCGCCCGCCAGGTCGACCTCCCGGAACTGACGCAGGGAGCGGGCTCCGCGCCGGTCGGCGCGGAGCCGGCCATACCGGATTCGGGACAACTGCCCCCGCGCCGAAGGCCCTCCCTGCAGGCCGTCAGCAGGACCGAGTCCCTTGAGGTGACCGGCCCCCGGACGGTGGACCTCACCGCCGAGGACGACACCCAGACGATCCCGCGGCTCGATTCACTGGAACGCAAACTCAAGGACCTGGAGCAGCAGTTCGGCTGA
- a CDS encoding xanthine dehydrogenase family protein molybdopterin-binding subunit, with translation MAQNTRTVPAGTPTNVTQKHNKGGIGESTLRPDGTLKVTGEFAYSSDMWHEDMLWGQTLRSTVAHAEIVSIDISEALAMPGVYSVLTYDDLPAEMKNYGLEIQDTPVLANGRVRHHGEPVALVAADHPETARRAAAKIKIDYKELPLVTDEASALAPGAPLIHEGRDDHHIGHVPHPNIVHRQPIIRGNVEEARKRADVIVEGEYTFGMQDQAFLGPESGLAVPSEDGGVELYVATQWLHSDLQQIAPVLGLPPEKVRMTLSGVGGAFGGREDISMQIHACLLALATNKPVKIVYNRFESFFGHVHRHPAKLYYEHGATKDGKLTHMKCKIVLDGGAYASASPAVVGNASSLSVGPYVLEDVDIEAIALYTNNPPCGAMRGFGAVQACFAYEAQMDKLAEKLGMDPVEFRQLNAMEMGTVMPTGQVVDAPAPVAELLRRVKARPLPPERQWESAGENADVRALPGGLSNTTHGEGVVRGVGYAVGIKNVGFSEGFDDYSTARVRLEVINGEPVAMVHTAMAEVGQGGITVHAQIARTELGVTQVTIHPADTQVGSAGSTSASRQTYMTGGAVKNTCEAVREALLEIGRRKNGSYHPAWATAELLLEGGKVVTDDGEVLADIADILEGEDAIDLELEYRHHPTVPFDLVTGQGNGHVQYTFAAHRAVVEVDTELGLVKVVELATAQDVGKALNMLSVVGQIQGGTTQGLGVAIMEEIIVDPKTAKVRNPSFTDYLIPTILDTPTIPVDVLELADPKAPYGLRGMGEAPTLSSTPAVLAAIRQATGLELNKTPIRPEALTGTL, from the coding sequence ATGGCCCAGAACACGCGCACGGTTCCGGCGGGTACGCCGACCAACGTCACGCAGAAGCACAACAAGGGCGGCATCGGCGAGTCCACGCTCCGCCCGGACGGCACCCTCAAGGTCACCGGCGAGTTCGCGTACTCCTCGGACATGTGGCACGAGGACATGCTGTGGGGCCAGACCCTGCGCAGCACCGTCGCCCACGCCGAGATCGTCTCCATCGACATCTCCGAGGCGCTCGCGATGCCCGGCGTCTACTCGGTGCTGACGTACGACGACCTGCCGGCCGAGATGAAGAACTACGGCCTCGAGATCCAGGACACCCCGGTTCTCGCCAACGGCCGGGTACGTCACCACGGTGAGCCGGTCGCCCTCGTGGCCGCCGACCACCCGGAGACCGCCCGCCGCGCGGCCGCCAAGATCAAGATCGACTACAAGGAGCTGCCGCTCGTCACGGACGAGGCCTCCGCCCTCGCCCCCGGCGCGCCGCTGATCCACGAGGGCCGCGACGACCACCACATCGGTCACGTCCCGCACCCGAACATCGTGCACCGCCAGCCGATCATCCGCGGCAACGTGGAAGAGGCCCGCAAGCGCGCCGACGTCATCGTCGAGGGCGAGTACACCTTCGGCATGCAGGACCAGGCCTTCCTCGGCCCGGAGTCCGGCCTGGCCGTGCCCTCCGAGGACGGCGGCGTCGAGCTCTACGTCGCCACCCAGTGGCTGCACTCGGACCTCCAGCAGATCGCCCCGGTCCTGGGTCTGCCGCCGGAGAAGGTCCGCATGACGCTCTCCGGCGTCGGCGGTGCCTTCGGTGGCCGCGAGGACATCTCGATGCAGATCCACGCCTGCCTCCTGGCCCTGGCCACGAACAAGCCGGTCAAGATCGTCTACAACCGCTTCGAGTCCTTCTTCGGACACGTGCACCGCCACCCGGCGAAGCTCTACTACGAGCACGGCGCCACCAAGGACGGCAAGCTCACGCACATGAAGTGCAAGATCGTCCTGGACGGCGGCGCGTACGCGTCCGCTTCCCCGGCGGTCGTGGGCAACGCCTCCTCCCTCTCGGTCGGTCCGTACGTCCTGGAGGACGTGGACATCGAGGCGATCGCGCTCTACACGAACAACCCGCCCTGTGGCGCGATGCGCGGCTTCGGCGCCGTCCAGGCCTGCTTCGCCTACGAGGCCCAGATGGACAAGCTCGCGGAGAAGCTGGGCATGGACCCGGTCGAGTTCCGCCAGCTGAACGCCATGGAGATGGGCACGGTCATGCCCACCGGCCAGGTCGTGGACGCCCCGGCGCCCGTCGCCGAGCTGCTGCGCCGGGTCAAGGCCCGCCCGCTGCCGCCGGAGCGCCAGTGGGAGAGCGCCGGAGAGAACGCGGACGTCCGCGCGCTGCCCGGTGGCCTCTCGAACACCACCCACGGCGAAGGCGTCGTCCGCGGCGTCGGCTACGCGGTCGGCATCAAGAACGTCGGCTTCTCCGAGGGCTTCGACGACTACTCGACCGCCCGCGTGCGCCTCGAGGTCATCAACGGCGAGCCCGTCGCGATGGTCCACACGGCCATGGCGGAGGTCGGCCAGGGCGGCATCACCGTCCACGCGCAGATCGCCCGTACGGAGCTGGGTGTCACGCAGGTGACCATCCACCCGGCCGACACGCAGGTCGGCTCCGCCGGTTCCACGTCCGCCTCCCGGCAGACGTACATGACCGGTGGCGCCGTGAAGAACACCTGTGAGGCCGTCCGCGAGGCCCTGCTGGAGATCGGCCGCCGCAAGAACGGCTCGTACCACCCGGCGTGGGCCACGGCCGAGCTGCTGCTCGAAGGCGGAAAGGTCGTCACCGACGACGGCGAGGTCCTCGCGGACATCGCCGACATCCTGGAGGGCGAGGACGCGATCGACCTCGAGCTCGAGTACCGTCACCACCCGACCGTCCCGTTCGACCTGGTCACCGGTCAGGGCAACGGCCACGTCCAGTACACCTTCGCCGCGCACCGCGCGGTCGTCGAGGTGGACACCGAGCTCGGCCTGGTCAAGGTCGTCGAGCTGGCGACCGCCCAGGACGTCGGCAAGGCGCTCAACATGCTCTCCGTGGTCGGCCAGATCCAGGGTGGTACCACCCAGGGCCTCGGCGTCGCGATCATGGAAGAGATCATCGTGGACCCGAAGACCGCGAAGGTGCGCAACCCCTCCTTCACGGACTACCTGATCCCGACCATCCTCGACACCCCGACCATCCCGGTCGATGTCCTGGAGCTCGCCGACCCGAAGGCCCCGTACGGCCTGCGCGGCATGGGCGAGGCCCCGACCCTCTCGTCCACCCCGGCCGTCCTCGCGGCGATCCGGCAGGCGACCGGTCTGGAGCTCAACAAGACGCCGATCCGTCCGGAAGCCCTCACCGGGACCCTCTAG
- a CDS encoding GntR family transcriptional regulator encodes MHDTARARVPAQTRKVLRHSVRGQILDALRAALVDGELVPGEIYSGPALGDRFGVSATPVREAMQQLALEGAVECLPNRGFRVLSRTPRELAELAEVRAMLEVPVMLRLARSVPAATWEALRPAAAATVEAAAAGDVPGYAEADRAFHREILALAGNDQLVQVAEELHRRAQWPLPGAPRVRRAELVADAAEHAALLEALTAGDLPVVESLVREHFTGSAP; translated from the coding sequence GTGCACGACACGGCCCGAGCCCGGGTACCGGCTCAGACGCGGAAAGTGCTGCGCCATTCGGTGCGCGGACAGATCCTCGACGCGCTGCGCGCGGCGCTGGTCGACGGTGAGCTGGTGCCGGGCGAGATCTACTCGGGTCCGGCGCTGGGCGACCGCTTCGGCGTCTCCGCGACCCCCGTGCGCGAGGCGATGCAGCAGCTGGCCCTGGAGGGGGCGGTGGAATGCCTCCCGAACCGGGGCTTCCGCGTCCTGTCGCGCACGCCGCGCGAGCTGGCGGAGCTGGCCGAGGTACGGGCCATGCTCGAGGTCCCCGTCATGCTCCGGCTGGCCCGTTCCGTGCCCGCGGCGACATGGGAGGCCCTGCGGCCGGCCGCGGCCGCCACGGTGGAGGCGGCGGCGGCGGGCGACGTACCGGGGTACGCGGAGGCGGACCGGGCCTTCCACCGCGAGATCCTCGCGCTGGCCGGGAACGACCAGCTGGTCCAGGTGGCCGAGGAGCTCCACCGGCGGGCGCAGTGGCCCCTGCCGGGCGCTCCGCGGGTGCGGCGGGCGGAGCTCGTCGCCGACGCGGCGGAGCATGCGGCGCTGCTGGAGGCCCTGACCGCCGGTGACCTCCCGGTCGTGGAGTCCCTGGTCCGCGAACACTTCACGGGCTCCGCCCCCTGA
- a CDS encoding NCS2 family permease, with protein sequence MTQSSVEPKTTAEEAGDGSRTPAGRSWLDRYFHITHRGSNVGNEVRGGITTFMAMAYILLLNPLLLSGKDVAGTVMDGSAIITATAFAAAVTTLLMGFVGKVPLALAAGLSVSGVLASQVAPQMTWPQAMGMCVVYGVVICLLVVTGLREMIMNAIPLALKHAITMGIGLFVALIGFVKAGFVGNGGEFMPPVQLGATGELSGWPVLLFAVTLITIFMLQARKVRGAILIGIVGGTVLAAIINLIVDIDPKAWKNGPPELSGSAVSMPDFSLFGDVSFGGWGDVGYMTVGMIVFTLVLAGFFDAMATIIGVGTEAKLADDKGRMPGLSKALFIDGAGGAIGGVAGGSGQTVFVESATGVGEGARTGLASVVTGLFFAACLFFTPITQIVPGEVASAALVVIGAMMMQNARHVDWADSSTSIPVFLTVVIMPFTYSITAGVAAGVISYVAIKIAQGKAREIGGFMWALTGIFLVFFSLHPIEGWLGVG encoded by the coding sequence ATGACCCAGTCGTCTGTGGAGCCCAAGACCACCGCGGAAGAGGCCGGCGACGGCTCTCGCACCCCCGCCGGGCGTTCTTGGCTCGATCGGTACTTTCACATAACGCACAGAGGTTCCAACGTCGGCAATGAGGTTCGTGGCGGTATCACGACCTTCATGGCCATGGCGTACATCCTCTTGCTCAACCCCCTGCTCCTCTCGGGCAAGGACGTCGCGGGCACCGTGATGGACGGATCGGCGATCATCACCGCCACCGCCTTCGCCGCGGCCGTCACCACGCTCCTCATGGGCTTCGTCGGCAAGGTGCCGCTGGCCCTCGCCGCCGGCCTCTCCGTGTCCGGCGTGCTCGCCTCGCAGGTGGCCCCGCAGATGACCTGGCCGCAGGCCATGGGCATGTGCGTGGTCTACGGCGTCGTGATCTGTCTCCTGGTCGTCACCGGCCTCCGCGAGATGATCATGAACGCCATCCCCCTCGCGCTGAAGCACGCCATCACCATGGGCATCGGCCTGTTCGTCGCCCTGATCGGCTTCGTGAAGGCCGGGTTCGTCGGCAACGGCGGGGAGTTCATGCCCCCCGTCCAGCTCGGTGCGACCGGTGAGCTGTCCGGCTGGCCCGTGCTGCTCTTCGCCGTCACCCTGATCACCATCTTCATGCTCCAGGCCCGCAAGGTCCGCGGCGCGATCCTGATCGGCATCGTCGGTGGCACCGTCCTCGCCGCGATCATCAACCTCATCGTGGACATCGACCCGAAGGCCTGGAAGAACGGTCCGCCGGAGCTCAGCGGCTCCGCGGTCTCGATGCCGGACTTCTCGCTCTTCGGCGACGTCTCCTTCGGCGGCTGGGGCGACGTCGGCTACATGACGGTCGGCATGATCGTCTTCACCCTGGTGCTCGCCGGCTTCTTCGACGCCATGGCCACCATCATCGGCGTCGGCACCGAGGCCAAGCTGGCCGACGACAAGGGCCGCATGCCGGGCCTGTCCAAGGCTCTGTTCATCGACGGCGCCGGTGGCGCCATCGGTGGCGTCGCGGGCGGCTCCGGCCAGACCGTGTTCGTCGAGTCCGCGACCGGCGTCGGCGAGGGAGCCCGCACAGGCCTCGCCTCCGTGGTCACCGGCCTGTTCTTCGCCGCCTGCCTCTTCTTCACCCCGATCACCCAGATCGTCCCGGGTGAGGTGGCCTCCGCGGCCCTGGTCGTCATCGGCGCGATGATGATGCAGAACGCGCGCCACGTGGACTGGGCCGACAGCTCGACCTCGATCCCGGTCTTCCTGACCGTCGTGATCATGCCGTTCACCTACTCGATCACCGCCGGTGTCGCCGCGGGAGTCATCTCCTACGTCGCCATCAAGATCGCTCAGGGCAAGGCCCGTGAGATCGGCGGCTTCATGTGGGCGCTGACCGGAATCTTCCTGGTCTTCTTCTCGCTCCACCCGATCGAGGGCTGGCTCGGAGTCGGCTGA
- a CDS encoding FAD binding domain-containing protein: MDFLRPASWEEALAAKAEFPTAVPIAGGTDVMVEINFDHRRPEYLLDLNRIGLLREWEVGEDVVRLGASVPYTQIMENLRTELPGLALASHTVASPQIRNRGGVGGNLGCASPAGDSHPALLAAGAQVEVESVRGSRLIPIDEFYTGVKRNALAADELIKTIHIDKADGPQQYSKVGSRNAMVIAVCAFGLALHPETRTVRTGIGSAAPTPIRAKAAEEFLNAALEEGGFWESGKVITPSIAKQFGDLASGAANPIDDVRGTAKYRRHAVGIMARRQLVWTWEQYRGTGNGRSLEGAA; the protein is encoded by the coding sequence ATGGACTTCCTTCGCCCCGCCAGCTGGGAGGAGGCGCTCGCCGCTAAGGCCGAGTTCCCCACAGCTGTGCCGATTGCGGGTGGCACCGATGTGATGGTCGAGATCAACTTCGACCACCGTCGGCCGGAGTACCTCCTGGACCTGAACCGCATCGGTCTGCTGCGGGAGTGGGAGGTCGGCGAGGACGTGGTTCGTCTGGGCGCCTCCGTCCCGTACACGCAGATCATGGAAAACCTCCGCACGGAGCTTCCGGGTCTCGCGCTCGCCTCGCACACGGTCGCGTCCCCGCAGATCCGTAACCGCGGCGGCGTCGGCGGCAACCTCGGTTGCGCCTCGCCGGCAGGTGACTCCCACCCCGCACTGCTCGCCGCCGGCGCGCAGGTCGAGGTGGAGTCCGTACGCGGCTCTCGCCTGATCCCGATCGACGAGTTCTACACCGGCGTCAAGCGCAACGCGCTCGCCGCCGACGAGCTCATCAAGACCATCCACATCGACAAGGCGGATGGCCCCCAGCAGTACTCCAAGGTCGGCTCCCGCAACGCGATGGTCATCGCGGTCTGCGCGTTCGGCCTGGCCCTGCACCCGGAGACCCGCACGGTCCGCACCGGCATCGGTTCGGCCGCGCCGACCCCGATCCGTGCGAAGGCCGCCGAGGAGTTCCTGAACGCCGCGCTCGAAGAGGGCGGTTTCTGGGAGTCGGGCAAGGTCATCACCCCGTCGATCGCCAAGCAGTTCGGTGACCTCGCCTCCGGCGCGGCCAACCCGATCGACGACGTCCGCGGCACGGCGAAGTACCGCCGTCACGCGGTCGGCATCATGGCTCGCCGCCAGCTCGTCTGGACCTGGGAGCAGTACCGCGGTACCGGCAACGGCCGCTCGCTTGAAGGGGCTGCGTAA
- a CDS encoding XdhC family protein, whose protein sequence is MLDIAEELNRWVEQGRDFAVATVVAVGGSAPRQPGAALAVDSEGTAIGSVSGGCVEGAVYELCRQALEDGETVAERFGYSDDDAFAVGLTCGGIIDILVTPVPVGSPVREVFAAGLAAAARGEAAAVARIAEGPAELMGRAVFVRTEGAWEGGFGGHPELDRTIAEEARAMLDAGRTGVLEIGADGRLCGEPLKVLVESSVPPPRMIVFGAIDFASALVRIGKFLGYRVTVCDARPVFATKTRFPEADEIVVDWPHRYLESTAVDGRTVLCVLTHDAKFDVPLLELALRLPVAYVGAMGSRRTHEDRNKRLREVGVTELELARLRSPIGLDLGARSPEETALSIAAEIVANRRGGSGAALTGAHIPIHPDPQGVSNAVIGRIGSVA, encoded by the coding sequence ATGCTGGACATCGCCGAAGAACTGAACCGGTGGGTCGAGCAGGGACGAGACTTCGCCGTCGCCACCGTGGTGGCGGTCGGCGGGAGCGCGCCCCGGCAGCCCGGGGCCGCGCTCGCCGTCGACAGCGAGGGCACGGCCATCGGTTCGGTTTCCGGTGGATGCGTGGAGGGCGCGGTGTACGAGCTGTGCCGGCAGGCGCTGGAGGACGGCGAGACCGTCGCCGAGCGCTTCGGGTACAGCGACGACGATGCCTTCGCCGTGGGTCTGACCTGCGGCGGGATCATCGACATCCTGGTGACCCCGGTCCCCGTGGGCTCTCCCGTGCGGGAGGTGTTCGCGGCCGGTCTGGCCGCCGCCGCCCGCGGGGAGGCGGCGGCGGTCGCCCGGATCGCCGAGGGCCCGGCCGAGCTGATGGGCCGCGCCGTGTTCGTCCGTACCGAAGGCGCCTGGGAGGGCGGTTTCGGCGGACACCCCGAGCTGGACCGCACCATCGCCGAAGAGGCCCGCGCCATGCTCGACGCCGGCCGGACCGGCGTGCTGGAGATAGGCGCCGACGGCCGGCTCTGCGGAGAGCCGCTCAAGGTGCTGGTCGAGTCCAGCGTCCCGCCGCCGCGGATGATCGTCTTCGGCGCCATCGACTTCGCCTCCGCCCTCGTGCGCATCGGCAAGTTCCTCGGCTACCGGGTCACCGTCTGCGACGCGCGCCCGGTCTTCGCGACGAAGACCCGCTTCCCCGAGGCGGACGAGATCGTCGTCGACTGGCCGCACCGCTACCTGGAGAGCACCGCAGTGGACGGCCGTACCGTCCTGTGCGTGCTCACCCACGACGCCAAGTTCGACGTCCCGCTCCTCGAACTGGCCCTCCGGCTGCCCGTCGCCTACGTCGGCGCCATGGGCTCCCGCCGCACCCACGAGGACCGCAACAAGCGGCTCCGCGAGGTCGGCGTGACCGAGCTCGAACTGGCCCGGCTGCGCTCCCCGATCGGCCTGGACCTCGGCGCCCGCTCCCCGGAGGAGACCGCGCTGTCCATCGCCGCCGAGATCGTCGCCAACCGCCGCGGCGGCAGCGGCGCCGCGCTGACCGGCGCGCACATCCCGATCCACCCCGATCCGCAGGGCGTCTCGAACGCGGTGATCGGCCGGATCGGTTCCGTCGCTTGA
- a CDS encoding PucR family transcriptional regulator — translation MRLRALLETEALGLRLLGGEDELDRTVRGVMTTDLRDPSRYLTGGELVLTGLAWRRNSADSEPFVRILASAGVAGLAAGEAELGAIPDDLVSACVRNRLPLFAVNEDVAFATITEYVVRQVSGERAGDLAAVVDRHRRLMTSGPAGGGPDVVLDLLTTDLDLRAWVLSPTGRQIAGAGEPLAPGVCAALASEHLAAVRTGRRGPHRISIQGITYSLFPIRGHGRGATGPGSRDVRESVLSDWLLAVEADAGDWPAERLDLLQGVTQLIAVERDRRDAARTVRRRLAQEVLELVQTGAPPAEIAARLRVAAPVLLPGLGAAPHWQVVVARVDWDGGDIPGGPVAQSLLEEILVDPSVSGPEPSDRIAVAHAGDEAIALVPLPSLTGEGGEDKGPDSALHADELLSAVRDPLQAGLADDGRLTLGVSAAVHSAEGLRGALEEARHARRVAAARPGRVCAAGHHELASHVLLLPFVPDDVRRAFTARLLDPLRDYDRRHRAELIPTLEAFLDCDGSWTRCATRLHLHVNTLRYRVGRIEQLTGRDLSRLEDKLDFFLALRMS, via the coding sequence ATGCGGCTGCGCGCACTGCTGGAAACCGAGGCGCTGGGGCTGCGGCTGCTGGGCGGCGAGGATGAACTCGACCGGACGGTCCGCGGGGTCATGACGACCGACCTGCGTGATCCCAGCCGATACCTGACCGGGGGCGAGCTCGTCCTCACCGGCCTGGCCTGGCGTAGAAATTCAGCCGATTCCGAGCCGTTCGTACGAATCCTCGCGAGCGCGGGCGTCGCCGGGCTCGCCGCCGGCGAGGCGGAGCTGGGAGCCATCCCGGATGATCTGGTCTCGGCCTGTGTGCGCAACCGTCTGCCGCTGTTCGCCGTGAACGAGGACGTTGCATTCGCCACGATCACCGAGTACGTGGTGCGGCAGGTCTCCGGAGAGCGCGCGGGCGATCTCGCGGCCGTCGTGGACCGCCACCGGCGCCTGATGACCTCGGGTCCTGCGGGCGGTGGACCGGATGTGGTGCTGGATCTGCTCACCACCGACCTCGATCTCCGGGCCTGGGTGCTGTCCCCCACCGGCCGGCAGATCGCCGGGGCGGGCGAGCCGCTGGCACCGGGCGTCTGCGCGGCCCTGGCGAGTGAGCACCTCGCGGCGGTCCGGACGGGCCGCAGGGGACCGCACCGGATCTCCATTCAGGGTATTACCTACTCGCTCTTCCCGATCAGGGGACACGGCCGGGGCGCCACCGGGCCGGGCTCCCGGGACGTGCGCGAGAGCGTGCTGTCGGACTGGCTGCTGGCCGTGGAGGCGGACGCGGGCGACTGGCCCGCCGAGCGCCTGGACCTGCTCCAGGGCGTCACCCAGCTGATCGCCGTCGAGCGGGACCGGCGCGACGCGGCCCGCACGGTGCGCCGCCGTCTCGCACAAGAGGTCCTCGAACTGGTCCAGACGGGTGCTCCGCCCGCCGAGATCGCCGCCCGCCTGCGGGTGGCGGCGCCGGTGCTGCTGCCCGGCCTGGGCGCGGCCCCGCACTGGCAGGTCGTCGTGGCCCGGGTGGACTGGGACGGCGGGGACATCCCCGGCGGCCCGGTGGCCCAGTCGCTGCTGGAGGAGATCCTCGTCGACCCGTCCGTCTCGGGGCCGGAGCCCTCGGACCGGATCGCCGTCGCCCACGCCGGGGACGAGGCCATCGCCCTGGTGCCGCTGCCCTCGCTGACCGGGGAGGGCGGGGAGGACAAGGGCCCCGACTCGGCCCTGCACGCCGACGAGCTGCTCTCGGCCGTACGCGACCCCCTGCAGGCCGGTCTGGCCGACGACGGGCGGCTCACGCTGGGCGTCAGCGCGGCCGTGCACTCCGCCGAGGGGCTGCGCGGGGCGCTGGAGGAGGCCCGGCACGCCCGCCGGGTCGCCGCGGCCCGCCCGGGCCGGGTCTGCGCGGCCGGACACCACGAGCTGGCCTCGCACGTGCTGCTGCTGCCGTTCGTGCCGGACGACGTGCGGCGCGCCTTCACGGCCCGGCTGCTGGACCCGCTGCGGGACTACGACCGGCGCCACCGCGCGGAGCTGATTCCGACGCTGGAGGCCTTCCTGGACTGCGACGGCTCCTGGACCCGCTGCGCGACGCGGCTGCACCTGCACGTCAACACGCTGCGCTACCGGGTCGGGCGAATCGAGCAGTTGACGGGGCGTGACCTGTCCCGGCTGGAGGACAAGCTCGACTTCTTCCTGGCACTGCGCATGAGCTGA
- a CDS encoding (2Fe-2S)-binding protein encodes MTVTAVHPAVSSPVADAYARLAEAYAGLLVVERSAHDPAPSGAGWVGADELAAGGPALDAFLAWDDAQVLRDYGQQARPDVVASFGLHRYAWPACLLITVPWFLHRRVPRLPASRVAFHRTLGRMAVHVESFSCLPDDPAAALPGARVVPDEEALRAEVRAAVAQHLEPVLAGFGPRMRRGRRALWGMVTDEVVESLWYVGHLLGEEQRAMAELEALLPGSTAPYTGGAGFRTLAGPDGGELPTRDRASCCLFYTIRPDDTCVTCPRTCDADRIARLTAAAEAIPS; translated from the coding sequence ATGACCGTCACGGCCGTTCACCCCGCCGTCTCCTCCCCGGTGGCGGACGCGTACGCCCGGCTGGCCGAGGCCTACGCCGGGCTGCTGGTCGTCGAGCGGTCCGCGCACGACCCCGCCCCCAGCGGTGCGGGCTGGGTCGGCGCGGACGAGCTCGCGGCGGGCGGACCGGCCCTGGACGCCTTCCTCGCCTGGGACGACGCCCAGGTGCTGCGGGACTACGGGCAACAGGCCCGCCCCGACGTGGTCGCGAGCTTCGGGCTGCACCGGTACGCGTGGCCGGCCTGCCTGCTGATCACCGTGCCGTGGTTCCTGCACCGGCGGGTCCCGCGGCTCCCGGCCTCCCGGGTGGCCTTCCACCGGACGCTGGGCCGGATGGCCGTACACGTCGAAAGTTTCTCCTGCCTGCCGGACGACCCGGCGGCCGCTCTCCCCGGGGCCCGGGTCGTGCCCGACGAGGAGGCGCTGCGCGCCGAGGTGCGGGCAGCGGTGGCCCAGCACCTCGAGCCGGTGCTGGCAGGCTTCGGCCCGCGCATGCGGCGCGGCCGCCGCGCCCTGTGGGGCATGGTGACCGACGAGGTCGTCGAGAGCCTCTGGTACGTCGGCCACCTGCTCGGCGAGGAGCAGCGGGCCATGGCCGAGCTGGAGGCGCTCCTGCCCGGCTCGACCGCCCCGTACACGGGGGGCGCGGGATTCCGTACGCTCGCCGGGCCGGACGGCGGCGAGCTGCCCACCCGGGACCGGGCGAGCTGCTGCCTCTTCTACACGATCCGGCCGGACGACACCTGCGTCACCTGCCCCCGGACCTGCGACGCGGACCGTATCGCCCGGCTCACGGCGGCGGCCGAGGCAATCCCGAGCTGA
- a CDS encoding (2Fe-2S)-binding protein, translating to MRVNFTVNGRQQEADDVWEGESLLYVLRERLGLPGSKNACEQGECGSCTVRLDGVPVCSCLVAAGQVEGRDVVTVEGLAEFAKQREEHGHGGACGTGGGCGSKGVSLDAAKQWQAKPGDSQTGEGVELSNIQQAFIDAGAVQCGFCTPGLLVQADALLEENSSPSDQDIREALSGNLCRCTGYEKILDAVRLAAARQAEAV from the coding sequence ATGCGCGTCAATTTCACTGTCAACGGCCGTCAGCAGGAAGCGGACGACGTATGGGAGGGCGAGTCCCTTCTCTACGTCCTGCGCGAGCGCCTGGGCCTGCCCGGTTCGAAGAACGCCTGTGAGCAGGGCGAGTGCGGTTCCTGCACCGTCCGTCTCGACGGCGTGCCGGTCTGTTCCTGTCTGGTCGCGGCCGGTCAGGTCGAGGGTCGCGACGTCGTGACCGTCGAGGGCCTGGCGGAGTTCGCCAAGCAGCGCGAGGAGCACGGCCACGGCGGTGCCTGCGGCACCGGCGGCGGCTGCGGCAGCAAGGGCGTGTCCCTGGACGCGGCCAAGCAGTGGCAGGCCAAGCCGGGCGACTCGCAGACCGGTGAGGGCGTCGAGCTCTCCAACATCCAGCAGGCGTTCATCGACGCCGGCGCCGTCCAGTGCGGTTTCTGCACCCCGGGCCTCCTGGTCCAGGCCGACGCGCTGCTCGAGGAGAACTCCTCCCCGTCCGACCAGGACATCCGTGAGGCCCTGTCCGGCAACCTCTGCCGTTGCACGGGCTACGAGAAGATCCTCGACGCGGTCCGCCTGGCGGCCGCCCGTCAGGCAGAGGCGGTCTGA